Proteins encoded in a region of the Vanessa atalanta chromosome 23, ilVanAtal1.2, whole genome shotgun sequence genome:
- the LOC125073167 gene encoding transcription factor BTF3 homolog 4-like encodes MNTEKLKKLQSQVRIGGKGTPRRKKKVVHATAATDDKKLQSSLKKLSVNTIPGIEEVNMIKDDGTVIHFNNPKAQASLAANTFAITGHGENKQIAEMLPGILSQLGPEGLNQLKKIASSVAPPKPLDEDDEVPNLVGNFDEASKQEAKEVVTEDKEKEKEKEKKPETETKASDKKVD; translated from the coding sequence ATGAACACCGAGAAACTCAAAAAATTGCAGTCACAAGTCCGCATAGGCGGCAAGGGAACTCCGAGGCGTAAGAAGAAGGTCGTCCATGCGACCGCCGCCACAGATGACAAGAAACTGCAATCATCTCTTAAGAAATTATCAGTAAACACTATCCCCGGCATTGAGGAAGTGAATATGATAAAAGATGACGGCACagtaatacattttaacaacCCGAAAGCTCAGGCATCGCTTGCAGCGAACACTTTCGCTATTACCGGTCATGGAGAGAATAAGCAAATAGCTGAGATGCTCCCCGGTATTCTGAGTCAACTGGGACCTGAAGGGTTAAATCAGTTAAAGAAAATCGCGTCGAGTGTGGCGCCGCCGAAACCTCTCGACGAGGACGACGAAGTACCTAACCTCGTTGGTAATTTTGATGAAGCGTCAAAGCAGGAAGCTAAGGAGGTAGTCACTGAGGATAAGGAAAAGGAAAAAGAAAAGGAAAAGAAACCAGAAACAGAAACCAAAGCCTCGGACAAAAAAGTTGATTAA
- the LOC125073078 gene encoding TGF-beta-activated kinase 1 and MAP3K7-binding protein 1-like — protein sequence MIARPWTDDLPKCRNTCVASYFSPLDGNPSSNDDYFCFYCHTEDNSCLYGVFEPHNGLDAARFIMQRMAAEILFAPPSSSNTDEEIREKLRNAFVSVENAYIENYDGMIAERTSLQYRLQILKGHTQSTQMSDNILFRLKEIDQHLSGGATVVIALVHNNKLYVANVGETRALLCRTDDNSVLRVVQLTVDHSLNNEDELLRLSQLGLDVNKLRNAQYLGNQTGTRCLGNYLVKGLYKAFPTISAASSEPVVAAPEIHGPIALDESCRFLVLVSAGVYKRIQEVRGNSEQTNKQLSQIIVENFRKQSDFKRVSQSVLEEIEEEFLSYCLKNSLTPKPNTHVTLLIRNFNFLPPIPQNDAINTVQKQNASVRFNPIVQSKSNTFLNEMDSEPYSPGSNDFDKNDSNIDTNRSIESSSDIYPIRPYDKDRRIKGYVDFSCYYENVEKARKNGTLPSFIK from the exons ATGATTGCGAGACCTTGGACGGATGATTTACCGAAATGTCGGAATACTTGCGTAGCGTCCTATTTCTCCCCATTAGATGGAAATCCGAGTTCAAATGAcgactatttttgtttttattgtcacACAGAAGATAATTC ATGCCTATATGGAGTGTTTGAGCCACACAATGGATTGGATGCAGCGAGGTTTATCATGCAGCGAATGGCTGCTGAGATTTTATTTGCTCCACCGTCGAGTAGCAATACTGATGAAGAAATTAGAGAAAAATTAAG gaATGCTTTTGTGTCCGTGGAGAACGCGTACATAGAGAACTATGATGGCATGATCGCTGAACGAACGAGCTTACAATACAGGCTTCAGATATTAAAAGGGCACACGCAATCAACAcag ATGTCTGATAACATACTTTTTCGTTTAAAAGAAATTGACCAACACCTCTCCGGAGGGGCCACTGTTGTTATAGCCCTCGTACACAACAATAAGTTGTATGTTGCTAATGTTGGTGAGACCCGAGCGTTGTTATGCAGGACCGACGATAACTCAGTGTTGAGAGTTGTACAGCTGACCGTTGATCACAGTTTGAACAATGAGGATGAATTATTGAGGCTTTCACAGCTGGGTTTAGATGTGAATAAACTTAGAAATG CACAATACCTAGGCAATCAGACTGGAACAAGATGCCTAGGTAACTACCTAGTGAAAGGGCTGTACAAAGCCTTCCCAACTATAAGCGCTGCTTCTTCGGAACCAGTGGTAGCAGCTCCTGAGATACATGGACCCATTGCTTTAGACGAATCTTGCAG ATTCCTCGTCCTAGTCAGTGCTGGTGTTTACAAACGCATACAAGAAGTTCGGGGTAACAGCGAACAGACGAATAAACAATTGTCCCAAATTATAGTAGAGAATTTCCGGAAGCAATCAGACTTCAAAAGAGTCAGTCAATCCGTTCTAGAAGAAATTGAAGAAGAATTCTTATCTTACTGTTTAAAGAATAGCTTAACGCCTAAACCGAATACCCATGTTACTTTATTGATACGTAATTTCAATTTCCTCCCCCCCATCCCCCAAAATGATGCAATAAATACGGTTCAGAAACAAAACGCATCTGTCAGATTCAATCCGATCGTTCAATCTAAATCAAATACGTTTTTGAACGAAATGGATTCTGAACCGTACTCGCCTGGATCGAATGATTTCGATAAGAACGATTCGAATATCGATACGAATCGATCAATCGAATCGTCATCCGATATATATCCTATTAGACCATATGACAAGGACAGACGAATTAAAGGTTATGTAGACTTTTCTTGCTATTATGAAAATGTAGAAAAGGCCAGGAAAAATGGTACTTTGcctagttttattaaatag
- the LOC125073079 gene encoding 26S proteasome regulatory subunit 10B, whose protein sequence is MAMDSMREKAFQDYRKKLMEHKEVESRLKDMREQLKDLTKQYDKSENDLKALQSVGQIVGEVLKQLTEEKFIVKATNGPRYVVGCRRQLDKNKLKGGTRVALDMTTLTIMRHLPREVDPLVYNMSHEDPGDVTYSAIGGLQEQIRQLREVIELPLMNPELFVRVGITPPKGCLLYGPPGTGKTLLARAVASQLDANFLKVVSSAIVDKYIGESARLIREMFNYARDHQPCIIFMDEIDAIGGRRFSEGTSADREIQRTLMELLNQMDGFDSLGQVKIIMATNRPDTLDPALLRPGRLDRKIEIPLPNEQARLEILKIHAAPIAKHGEMDYEAVVKLSDTFNGADLRNVCTEAGLFAIRAEREYIIQEDLMKAVRKVADNKKLESKLDYKPV, encoded by the exons atggcAATGGATTCAATGAGAGAAAAAGCTTTTCAAGATTATCGGAAGAAGTTAATGGAACACAAAGAGGTCGAATCAAGATTAAAAGACA tgcgTGAACAATTAAAAGATTTAACGAAACAGTACGACAAGAGTGAGAATGACCTAAAAGCTTTACAAAGTGTCGGACAGATTGTTGGTGAAGTTCTCAAACAATTAACAGAAGAAAAAT TCATTGTAAAGGCTACAAATGGACCACGTTATGTAGTGGGCTGCCGTCGTCAATTGGACAAGAATAAGCTAAAAGGTGGCACCAGAGTTGCTTTGGATATGACCACACTGACAATCATGAGGCATTTACCACGAGAG GTTGATCCCCTTGTGTACAACATGAGCCACGAAGATCCGGGTGATGTCACATACTCTGCTATCGGTGGACTTCAGGAACAGATCAGACAATTGAGAGAA GTAATAGAGCTGCCTCTGATGAATCCAGAATTATTCGTCCGAGTTGGTATTACACCACCAAAGGGATGTTTGCTATATGGACCTCCCGGTACCGGTAAAACCTTACTGGCAAGAGCGGTTGCATCTCAGCTGGATGCTAATTTCTTAAAG gtaGTTTCATCGGCCATTGTGGACAAGTACATCGGTGAGTCAGCTCGGCTCATCCGAGAGATGTTCAACTACGCCCGCGACCACCAGCCCTGTATCATATTCATGGACGAGATTGACGCTATCG GTGGCAGACGTTTCTCTGAGGGCACAAGCGCTGACCGTGAGATCCAGCGTACACTAATGGAGCTTCTAAACCAGATGGACGGCTTCGACTCCCTCGGTCAGGTCAAGATCATCATGGCCACAAACCGCCCAGACACCCTCGATCCCGCCCTCCTACGTCCCGGAAGATTGGACAGGAAGATTGAGATTCCTCTGCCAAATGAACAGGCTCG GCTGGAGATTCTGAAGATCCACGCGGCGCCCATCGCGAAGCACGGAGAGATGGACTACGAGGCCGTCGTGAAGCTCTCCGACACCTTCAACGGAGCCGACCTGCGCAACGTGTGCACGGAGGCCGGCCTCTTCGCCATTCGCGCCGAGAGGGAATACATTATAcag GAGGACCTCATGAAGGCTGTACGAAAGGTGGCCGATAACAAAAAACTTGAAAGCAAATTGGATTACAAGCCGgtgtaa